The sequence TACGCGACAacagaaaacgagagaaaaaagtcACACAGGAGTGTTGTAATGTGGACAAAGGAAAGTTGTTGCTTCAGAGAGGGAGACCACTGAAGTATCAAGCTAGCAAAAAGATTCGAACAAAGAAACACCCAAAATCTTTCTTTTCCGCCATCTTGACGATTCACTGATATACAACACAAAATCGAACTCCACGCTATCTGGCCTCTCAATGCATCTTGTGTGGCACGCcgcagccgtagacacgctTTACCGCAATGTGCTGACTCAGTAACTTGAGTGCTGTCTCTACCTCGAGCTCTGCGAACCcacgcctcacagccgcctcctccgcctttcGCCACGTGGAGCATCTCTCATGGCTGCTCAGGCTCTCCAAAGCcgtaggcagcgaggaccAGATTACATACGCTCGAGGCCTGCTGACAATCTGCCCATCCTGTAGATGGCACACAAAAAAACTTCGCAGTTGCACGCCGCTTCAACACAGCGCTATGCAGAACTCGACCTTCGAAATCAGGATCGACGCATCGCCCCGACTACCCGCGTCGCAGACGCCCAACCATGGCACCGCTGCGAGGCGTCCTCTACTATGAAACGGAAGCGCCGAAGGAGAAAAGCACGAAGACGCAATGATGGCAGCCCCaccaggagagagagaagtcgTAGAAGAGGCttgagagagaaaatacAGGCCAGCGTTTATGGTTTGTAGATTTCACTATTTCGTCAGTGTTTGCGAATTTGCACCGCGGCCACAATGGAGGCGATTCCGAAGGCGATCGCCATCCTGTTCCAGTGTTTCGCCTTATCAGACTCCTTTTTGTGCTGATTCCCGTCTTTTTCAGCCTCGCAGGATACAGTGGACTTGTGGGTCTCGGAGAAAGGTTTGCCGTCAGTCAACCACTCATTCAGCATTACCACTGCATCGGCGGTGTGGTTCATCTTCTCAAAGTCCTTCGTGATGTCGCAATCCTTGTAGCGCATCAGAATGCTTTTGCCACCAGGGTGCAGTCGAGTTGCAAACTCCAGAGGAACATCGTACTTGTTTCCGCGGTAATAAATGCGGATCGAGGGGGCCTCGGCGACGTACTGCATGATGTGCAATTTAGAGCTTATCGGTTTTTGTTGAAAAAAAGTTGAATCACTTATGGAGTTGAAAGCTGT comes from Leishmania panamensis strain MHOM/PA/94/PSC-1 chromosome 6 sequence and encodes:
- a CDS encoding hypothetical protein (TriTrypDB/GeneDB-style sysID: LpmP.06.1280); translation: MQYVAEAPSIRIYYRGNKYDVPLEFATRLHPGGKSILMRYKDCDITKDFEKMNHTADAVVMLNEWLTDGKPFSETHKSTVSCEAEKDGNQHKKESDKAKHWNRMAIAFGIASIVAAVQIRKH